One part of the Coleofasciculus chthonoplastes PCC 7420 genome encodes these proteins:
- a CDS encoding DUF4926 domain-containing protein, whose product MENLNLLDTIATLKPIPLKRLHLVEPDYVKIEALPSGQVGTVVNIYDEQEEPQYLVEFADLQGREYAMATLKREEVLILHYEISVA is encoded by the coding sequence ATGGAAAATCTGAATTTACTGGATACAATTGCGACGTTAAAACCCATTCCATTAAAACGGTTGCACCTGGTTGAACCCGACTATGTAAAAATTGAGGCTTTGCCATCTGGACAGGTGGGTACCGTTGTCAATATTTACGATGAACAAGAAGAACCTCAGTATTTAGTAGAGTTTGCGGATTTACAGGGGCGGGAATATGCAATGGCTACGTTGAAACGAGAGGAAGTTTTGATACTGCACTATGAAATTTCAGTGGCTTAA
- a CDS encoding DUF6883 domain-containing protein, whose protein sequence is MTKLPNGNQAEIPMEKLIGYCLNPEHSSGKHKAKVFKSALGITASNAEVLRNLIQQSAVEGEVVQEEKTPFGQIFKVDWLVPESVNSGSERVILRTIWEITAKNKHPRLISAFVK, encoded by the coding sequence ATGACGAAACTCCCCAATGGCAATCAAGCTGAAATTCCCATGGAGAAGTTGATTGGCTATTGCTTGAATCCTGAACATTCATCCGGCAAGCATAAAGCTAAAGTCTTCAAATCTGCCCTGGGAATAACCGCAAGTAATGCTGAAGTGTTACGAAACTTGATTCAACAATCGGCTGTGGAAGGTGAGGTGGTTCAGGAAGAAAAAACTCCGTTTGGACAAATCTTTAAGGTAGATTGGCTTGTACCAGAATCTGTCAATTCAGGATCTGAGCGAGTAATTCTGCGAACCATTTGGGAAATTACGGCGAAAAACAAACATCCGCGTCTAATATCTGCATTTGTCAAGTGA
- a CDS encoding Cas10/Cmr2 second palm domain-containing protein gives MSIYIAITFSPVQSFIEKSRKLRDLFGASLILSHLSRRLIDILIPDDQNKNDLVISPGLPTVEKGLPNRILLKDVFPPETSDSEIDNQIKTALITAWGIILDICKDWIQTNLSEFAPYHWDKEWRKWQKCTWEIFWGQGDSIPIAMQQLEQRKLRRNWTGINWIGESSSLTGTDAIAWQGLGAEDRNAQFINYSREDREIQAFYQELAWILDGKKTQDKRQTEGKYIAPNERLNIPELVKRLVTLPELATSIQMETLDSGFQDIDRKPTQTTPGQWTGWFMGDGDKVGDKLVEIADQQGESGIKAFTKALRKWGKEFEAKFPKDKGRVIYAGGDDFLGILYSPDSAHPIPPLTALEWLISLPEQWQQHQRDITLSVGFIWVAGSVPQRDVLQHCREAETQAKRLGRNRVTIRVVFNSGQYVQWTCPWHYLEILKQYRDRDDKTYSNWQQSGQQSEQEPNWNHVYNDLLQLKSRHAFGLGVRDKQALSELGQEIMENRQAVLEFFDIYFPGQKERIEQNEKKEQDKTKKIIVMEDNAKLADQADAMIRWISDLITVGWYFLRNGE, from the coding sequence ATGTCTATTTACATCGCCATTACCTTTTCGCCCGTTCAAAGTTTTATCGAAAAATCTCGGAAACTCCGAGACTTATTTGGTGCATCATTAATTTTGTCTCACTTGAGCCGTCGCTTAATTGATATTTTAATTCCTGATGATCAAAATAAAAATGATTTAGTGATTTCTCCCGGCTTACCGACTGTGGAAAAAGGATTGCCAAACCGGATCTTACTTAAAGATGTTTTCCCCCCAGAAACTAGCGATTCAGAGATTGACAATCAGATTAAAACTGCCTTAATCACAGCTTGGGGAATCATTCTGGACATCTGTAAAGACTGGATACAGACAAACTTATCTGAATTTGCTCCCTATCACTGGGATAAAGAATGGCGAAAATGGCAAAAATGTACTTGGGAAATTTTTTGGGGGCAAGGGGATTCAATTCCCATAGCGATGCAGCAACTAGAACAGCGTAAACTGCGTCGGAACTGGACAGGAATTAACTGGATTGGCGAGAGTTCAAGCCTTACGGGAACCGATGCGATCGCGTGGCAAGGATTGGGGGCTGAGGATAGAAATGCTCAGTTTATTAATTATAGTAGAGAAGACCGCGAAATTCAGGCTTTTTATCAGGAGTTGGCTTGGATATTAGATGGCAAAAAAACTCAGGATAAACGTCAAACTGAAGGCAAATATATTGCTCCGAATGAACGACTCAATATTCCCGAACTCGTTAAACGCTTAGTCACCTTGCCTGAATTGGCAACGTCCATTCAGATGGAAACATTGGATAGCGGCTTCCAAGATATTGACCGCAAACCCACTCAAACAACACCGGGACAATGGACGGGTTGGTTTATGGGCGATGGGGATAAAGTGGGGGATAAATTGGTAGAAATTGCTGATCAACAAGGAGAATCGGGGATTAAAGCCTTTACCAAAGCTTTGCGGAAATGGGGTAAGGAGTTTGAGGCTAAATTTCCCAAGGATAAAGGTAGAGTAATTTATGCAGGTGGAGATGACTTTTTAGGGATTCTTTATAGTCCTGATTCCGCCCATCCGATTCCCCCCTTAACCGCCTTAGAGTGGTTAATTAGCCTACCCGAACAATGGCAACAACATCAGCGAGACATTACCCTAAGTGTCGGCTTTATTTGGGTCGCTGGGAGTGTCCCCCAACGAGATGTACTACAACATTGTCGGGAGGCGGAGACACAGGCAAAACGCTTAGGGCGAAATCGGGTAACCATTCGGGTGGTTTTTAACAGTGGGCAGTATGTGCAATGGACTTGTCCTTGGCACTATTTGGAGATACTCAAACAATACCGCGATCGCGATGATAAAACCTACTCAAATTGGCAACAATCCGGACAACAATCAGAACAAGAACCCAATTGGAATCATGTTTATAATGACCTGCTACAACTCAAATCCCGCCATGCCTTTGGCTTAGGCGTTCGAGATAAGCAGGCGTTATCTGAATTGGGTCAAGAAATTATGGAGAATCGTCAAGCGGTTCTAGAGTTTTTTGATATTTATTTTCCTGGACAAAAAGAGAGAATTGAGCAAAATGAGAAAAAAGAACAAGACAAGACAAAAAAAATTATTGTTATGGAAGATAATGCTAAATTAGCCGACCAAGCCGATGCCATGATTCGCTGGATTTCTGACCTCATTACAGTTGGCTGGTATTTTTTACGCAACGGAGAATAA
- a CDS encoding type III-B CRISPR module-associated Cmr3 family protein, translated as MFNYLIIIKPLGLMYGSAGAFLSPENLVGRSGAKFPPEAATLSGLYFSANYDNPKIKQDLKENLFVAGPFWAKDNEEQQFYVPLPRHRILSKKGVDEWYLNNQGEWQRQTTDIEPDYTWQTITSWQSPLKIIQSQDAEESPWDYIPILHPRMKKTERHTLSQDGLFLENAVQLPEDICLVYLSTHEIEPGWYRFGGENHLVEIKTASIKSKKIINLFQQPIQNALALITPGVWGSTRYSYRYPQHPNFPKPVHLLTDKAIPYRYSAGGKLGRGRYAVPPGTIYYFDQPLNQSWWEWQEEWFPNEGYSLKHLGCGLALPVEIKSVS; from the coding sequence ATGTTCAACTATTTAATTATAATCAAACCCTTAGGATTAATGTATGGCAGTGCTGGGGCATTTCTCTCACCAGAAAACCTCGTCGGACGTTCCGGGGCTAAATTTCCCCCAGAAGCCGCCACCCTATCCGGACTTTATTTTAGTGCCAATTATGATAACCCCAAGATTAAACAAGACTTAAAAGAAAACCTCTTTGTCGCCGGACCCTTTTGGGCAAAAGACAACGAGGAACAACAGTTTTATGTTCCCCTTCCCCGACATCGAATTCTCTCTAAAAAAGGCGTTGATGAATGGTATCTGAATAACCAGGGAGAATGGCAACGTCAAACTACTGACATCGAACCCGATTACACCTGGCAAACCATCACCTCTTGGCAAAGTCCACTAAAAATCATTCAAAGTCAAGACGCCGAAGAATCTCCCTGGGACTATATCCCTATCCTCCATCCTCGGATGAAAAAAACAGAACGTCATACCTTATCCCAAGATGGTTTATTTCTGGAAAATGCCGTGCAACTTCCCGAAGACATTTGCCTCGTTTATCTGTCCACTCATGAAATAGAACCGGGTTGGTATCGCTTCGGCGGTGAGAATCATCTGGTTGAGATTAAAACAGCATCCATTAAATCTAAAAAAATCATCAATCTCTTCCAGCAACCGATTCAAAACGCCCTCGCCTTAATTACACCTGGAGTCTGGGGGTCTACCCGCTATTCCTATCGCTATCCCCAACACCCAAACTTTCCTAAACCCGTACACCTATTAACCGATAAAGCCATCCCCTATCGGTACAGCGCTGGTGGGAAATTAGGGCGCGGACGCTATGCCGTTCCTCCCGGAACTATTTATTATTTCGACCAGCCTTTAAATCAATCTTGGTGGGAGTGGCAAGAGGAATGGTTTCCCAATGAAGGCTATAGTTTAAAACACCTGGGCTGTGGCTTGGCATTACCCGTAGAAATTAAATCAGTTAGCTAA
- a CDS encoding RAMP superfamily CRISPR-associated protein, with product MHNTKQAYGIIETLAPLHVGATAGEESGNLNLIFRDSFTQTGIIPGSSIRGRLRTMMRQIELLEQAETLKNQAQTDSENAETLKNQAQSLKDQAVAEENYWYGHEADSRQTDATTESRIKIEQASIVWLPVFCPGQPIVWVSCPSLLKRYRRIVGQLVPTLQDISIPKPYTAAKGLNAPKSQHKKDKGKKVLFFNLGFLTLDHEVDLSPWFPPNLYCWSDRDESSIPAVVVDDKDIGMIHDMALYRQSRVALEKTEKKASQGAFFNTEALPEGTILVFPIAIKPTPKPWTPFNTDSLSGDIYLGGLESIGFGHCQLTIHQED from the coding sequence ATGCACAACACTAAACAAGCTTACGGTATCATTGAAACCCTCGCCCCCTTGCACGTCGGTGCAACGGCTGGTGAAGAAAGCGGGAATTTGAACCTAATTTTCCGTGACTCTTTTACCCAAACCGGAATAATTCCCGGTAGTTCAATTCGCGGTCGATTGCGAACAATGATGCGTCAGATTGAACTCCTGGAACAGGCTGAAACCTTAAAAAATCAAGCCCAAACAGATTCCGAGAATGCCGAAACCTTAAAAAATCAAGCCCAATCCTTAAAAGACCAAGCCGTAGCTGAGGAGAATTATTGGTATGGTCATGAAGCAGACTCCCGCCAAACTGATGCCACAACGGAATCTCGGATTAAAATTGAACAAGCCTCCATTGTTTGGCTACCCGTCTTTTGTCCCGGTCAACCTATTGTCTGGGTGAGTTGTCCCAGTTTACTGAAGCGATATCGTCGGATTGTGGGTCAATTAGTTCCCACTTTGCAGGATATCTCGATTCCCAAACCCTATACAGCAGCAAAAGGATTAAACGCACCCAAATCCCAGCATAAAAAAGACAAAGGTAAAAAAGTTCTCTTCTTCAACCTGGGCTTTTTAACCCTGGACCACGAAGTCGATTTATCTCCCTGGTTTCCCCCGAATTTATATTGTTGGTCTGACCGCGATGAATCCTCGATTCCCGCCGTGGTGGTTGATGATAAGGATATCGGAATGATTCACGACATGGCATTATACCGTCAGAGTCGTGTGGCATTAGAAAAGACCGAGAAAAAAGCGAGCCAAGGGGCATTTTTCAATACGGAAGCCCTACCCGAAGGCACGATTTTAGTCTTTCCCATTGCGATTAAACCCACACCCAAACCCTGGACACCGTTTAACACCGATTCCCTATCCGGTGACATTTATTTAGGTGGATTAGAATCCATTGGTTTTGGACATTGCCAACTCACAATTCATCAGGAGGACTAA